CCCGGTTTGCTCGACATCCTGGAGTCGTTCAAGTTCACCGTTCCGACTCCTATCCAGGAGAAGGCGATCCCGATTGCCATCGGGGGCAATGATGTCATCGGGGTCGCCCAGACCGGCACCGGTAAAACGCTCGCGTTCGGGATCCCGATGATTCAGCGCCTGGCCCAGGGGAAGGGAAGAGGGCTTGTGCTGGTGCCGACCCGGGAACTTGCCATTCAGGTCAACGAGAGCATGGTGAAGCTCGCCCATGTCTTTAAAATCAAGACCACAGTAGTGATCGGCGGCGAATCAATGTTCAATCAGATCAAGCGGCTCCGGGAAAACCCCCGGATCATCATCGCGACACCCGGCCGGCTCAACGATCATCTCAGACAGCGGCAGGTGAAGCTTAATGATGTAAGCATCCTGGTTCTCGATGAGGCGGACCGGATGCTCGATATGGGCTTTCTCCCGCAGATCGAGAGTATTCTCAAAGTGATTCCGAGAGAACGGCAGACCATGCTATTCTCCGCGACGATGCAGCCGTCTGTTCTGAAGATCGCGTCAAGCCACATGAAGCTGCCGGTCCGCACCGAGATCGCCCCCTCGGGAACGGCCGCGGAGCACGTGACTCAGGAGATATTCGTGGTCAAGAAGGATCTCAAGGGGAAACTCCTCGGGCAACTGCTCAAGCAGTACACCGGATCCACCCTGCTTTTTGTGCGGACCAAACGCTCCGCCGGCCGCGTGGCGAAGTTGCTCCGCTCCATGGGCCATGCCGCCGCGGAAATCCACGCGGACCGGTCGCAGGCACAGCGCAAGGAGGCCCTCCGTGGGTTCAAGACAGGCCAATACCGTATTCTTGTGGCCACGGACATCGCCGCGCGCGGCATCGATGTACTGGCAATTGAGCTCGTCATCAATTTCGACCTCCCCGATGATACAGGGAACTATGTGCACCGCATCGGCC
The Candidatus Auribacterota bacterium genome window above contains:
- a CDS encoding DEAD/DEAH box helicase; this encodes MNKMDKSERSFYGLGIAPGLLDILESFKFTVPTPIQEKAIPIAIGGNDVIGVAQTGTGKTLAFGIPMIQRLAQGKGRGLVLVPTRELAIQVNESMVKLAHVFKIKTTVVIGGESMFNQIKRLRENPRIIIATPGRLNDHLRQRQVKLNDVSILVLDEADRMLDMGFLPQIESILKVIPRERQTMLFSATMQPSVLKIASSHMKLPVRTEIAPSGTAAEHVTQEIFVVKKDLKGKLLGQLLKQYTGSTLLFVRTKRSAGRVAKLLRSMGHAAAEIHADRSQAQRKEALRGFKTGQYRILVATDIAARGIDVLAIELVINFDLPDDTGNYVHRIGRTGRAGKKGHAITLATPDQGRDVKDIEKFIRAVIPVSEHPEVPGERFHHGPGNKPAAKGAKGTGFHHPQQFRRRGFKPRSR